The genomic interval TACGCGCACCTTCGCCTTGCCGCCCGCGATGTACACGGAACCGCCCTGGCTGGACCACTTCTTGAAGCCCTCCCTGGGGTGGTATGCTGCACCGCCGAGCTGTTCCCTTTCGGCCAGGAGTATCGCCTCCACGAGCCTTGCGCCCATCTCCCTCGACAGCGCGTCAAGGCAGCTTTTCCCCTGTTCGGCAAGGTCGGCCAGAACCACCCCGATACTGGTCGAAATGTCGATTTCTTCGCGGCGGACGATTGACAGTTTTGGGGTTCTTTTTGTACTTTTCATCATGGTGGTTATCCTCTTGCTTGGTGTTTTTTTGCTGAACCAAATTTACAAGTTGGAGACCACCTTTTTCTTTTTGGTTGCAGAAATTTCAACTAACTTTGGGGCATCTTCTCGACAGACGCCGATGACGATGATGACGAAGGCTTGGGCAATGGCGGAGAAACCGATTTTACCTGCAACTTCAAGAAGTCTGACGATACTTGGGTCCTCGAGGACGGCGAAGTGACCATAAAGTGGGACACCGGCAAGGCTGTCGCTATTGTCAAATCCGATATGGGTGATGCAGAATCATGCCAGATGATACTTGGTGTCCTCGCTTTGGATACCGAAAGCGAAGGCTCATCCTCTTGCGATGGCAGTATCCTCCTTATGGAAGATCCCGATTCTTACAAGGATCTCTCCAGAGAGGCCATGTACGACATGTACTGCGTTGATTAATTTACGTAATTGCGGAGTTTTTATGGCGTCGGCTTATTTGCCGGCGTCATTTTTTTTGCGGTCGTGCCACACGCTTTCGTTGAAGAGCTGGCCTTCGGAAAGGCCGTATTTCTCCTCGACGCCGGCGAGGCGGATGGCGGTTTCTACAGGGAGGCGCCCGCGGATGGCTTCGGCGTAGGTCTGCACCTTGCGGCGGACTACTTCTGGAGTTTCGTCCAAAAGTTCAATGCGGAAGTGGAATGCGTTCGCGGCGAGCAGTTGCGGGAGCAACTTGAATGCCGATTGCGGCTTGCCAACGAATAGCGTGTTGCGGCATTCGGCATCGGATTGCAAGAAGTGTCGTTCGCCCTTGTGGTCGAGAATTTCGACCTTGTGCTGGGTGCAAATCTTGCCGCATTCGGGGAATCGCCTGCCGGTAGTGAGCGCGCGGGCGAACGCGCAGTATTCGGAATGGAATGCGGGCATGTACTGGTGGAGCGAGAGCTCGAGACGTGCGGGGTCAATGTTGCCCAGCAGGTCGAAAAGCTGCGTGGAGTTCAGGTCCCACGAGGGGTGGAGCGTCTGTAATCCTTGTGACAGGAGCCAGTCGTAACTCAGGCAGTTTGCGGCGTTCAGGCTGTAGTCGCCCGCGAGCGGGATGCCACTTTCCTTGAGGATGGAGAGTGCGCCGAGGTTACGGACCAGCGCAAAGTCGGGGCATAGCCGCAGGATGTTCTTGAGGTAGTGGCTTTCGCCCGGCTTGTGGATGCGGAGCGTGGCCATGCCTGCCCTGAAACCGAGTTCGCGGATTTGTTCAAGCGGTTCGTCGTATTTTACGCCCCAGTCAAAGTCCATGATGACGTTGTCTATGTCGAGTCCTTCGAGCGCAGGGATTTGTTCGGGACGGCGGACGAGGACGGAAATGCTTGTTTTGGGCTTTGGAGTTCCCGCGGGTTTGTGCATCGCGGCGCTCAGCAATTCGCGCCCCGAATTCGCGCTGGGCGAGAGAGGTTTCCACAGGCAGCGTGCTGCGTCCAGCGCGGCGACGGCTTTTTGCCGGAGAGTCCGCAAGACCTTTCCCGGTACAAAGGCGTTTGCGTCCACTTGCGCGTCCAGCGAATTCAGGCGGTAAGCCGTTGCGCTGAGCGCCGCGAGCTCCTTGCGGGCAAGTTCTTCAATGCGGTTTGTGGCGTTGCGAGCCGCATCCAATGCGGTTTCGCTTTCCACCTGGACTTTGTGTCCGTCGCCGTCAAAGACGGTCAACTTCAGCGGCTCGCCGATGCGCCCGAATAAAGTCATGTCGATAGGCACGTGCTTTGCCAATTCACGGTCGGTGAAAGTGCGGCGCAATTCCTTTTCGAGTGCGGGGGAGTCGTTGCGGTAAACCTTCATGCCCAGGGCGATTTGCCGTGCGTTGAAATCGCGTCCCATGTCGAGGATGAAGTTCTGTGCGCCGCCCTTGCCCTGTGCAGTGCGGATTCCGAATAAACGCCCGCCGACGCTCACCTCGAATTCCGGATTCTCGAAGAGGATACCGTCTCCAGGGCGCGGCGCGGCACAAACCGGCGAATTTGGCGCAGCATTATCGCCTTCCACAACAATCCCGCCGCGGTCCACCTTCAAGACCTTTCCGAGGAA from Fibrobacter sp. UWP2 carries:
- a CDS encoding U32 family peptidase — protein: MKKPELLLPVGTREMLEAAIQNGADAVYFGVPHWNARGRTEDFSFDDVREMILYARVRGVRTFLAMNVLVFERELQGLPEFLERLIALEPDAFIIQDIGLARLIRAIAPNQEIHASTQMTLASAEAVNLVSQLGFNRAVLARELSLKQIATIRETTPLELEVFIHGALCVSYSGQCLTSENFGGRSANRGQCAQSCRLPYRIFVDGKEYMQAKAPYLFSPHDLCALPIIDELREAGVDSLKVEGRLKSPEYVAAVAKAYRKALDQSSTNTPLSPDDMEPLEVLFSRGLRTGWLKGVDHQQLVDGSFSNHHGEFLGKVLKVDRGGIVVEGDNAAPNSPVCAAPRPGDGILFENPEFEVSVGGRLFGIRTAQGKGGAQNFILDMGRDFNARQIALGMKVYRNDSPALEKELRRTFTDRELAKHVPIDMTLFGRIGEPLKLTVFDGDGHKVQVESETALDAARNATNRIEELARKELAALSATAYRLNSLDAQVDANAFVPGKVLRTLRQKAVAALDAARCLWKPLSPSANSGRELLSAAMHKPAGTPKPKTSISVLVRRPEQIPALEGLDIDNVIMDFDWGVKYDEPLEQIRELGFRAGMATLRIHKPGESHYLKNILRLCPDFALVRNLGALSILKESGIPLAGDYSLNAANCLSYDWLLSQGLQTLHPSWDLNSTQLFDLLGNIDPARLELSLHQYMPAFHSEYCAFARALTTGRRFPECGKICTQHKVEILDHKGERHFLQSDAECRNTLFVGKPQSAFKLLPQLLAANAFHFRIELLDETPEVVRRKVQTYAEAIRGRLPVETAIRLAGVEEKYGLSEGQLFNESVWHDRKKNDAGK